A single region of the Deltaproteobacteria bacterium genome encodes:
- a CDS encoding aldehyde dehydrogenase: MRRPAMQEYQLYIDGAFSDAEGGKTADSINPATEEPWARVSRASRRDAQRAIAAARRAFDEGPWPRMTPADRKKILNQIADGLEARSQELAAVETQDSGGTIRKTSGDMMLAANQLKYFAEMAEKVPLLEEIQVPQFPAQSKNYLQREPIGVCGQIIPWNFPLMMAVWKIGPALCTGNTLVLKPASDTPCSALELAKIIDQTDLPKGVVNVIHGSGAECGEELCASPLVDKIALTGSTEVGRRVQQLAAGTIKKVTLELGGKSANVILDDADLDMAVDGSLFGCFFHQGQACESGTRLFVSEKLHDEVVARLVERTRQLTIGDPMDFGTAQGPLISARQRATVLGYIETGVDEGARISVGGKRPEHLPRGYYVEPTIFADVKNSMKIAQEEIFGPVLCVIRYKNIDDAIRMANDSIYGLGGAVWSRDKAKALEVAKQMRTGTVWINDYHLL, from the coding sequence ATGAGGAGACCAGCCATGCAGGAGTACCAGCTCTACATCGACGGCGCGTTCTCGGATGCCGAGGGCGGGAAGACCGCCGACTCGATCAACCCCGCGACCGAGGAGCCGTGGGCGCGCGTCTCGCGCGCGAGCCGCAGGGACGCGCAGCGCGCCATCGCGGCGGCCCGCCGGGCCTTCGACGAGGGACCCTGGCCGCGCATGACCCCAGCCGATCGCAAGAAGATCCTGAACCAGATCGCCGACGGGCTCGAGGCGCGCAGCCAGGAGCTCGCCGCCGTCGAGACCCAGGACTCCGGCGGCACCATCCGCAAGACCTCGGGCGACATGATGCTCGCCGCCAACCAGCTCAAGTACTTCGCCGAGATGGCGGAGAAGGTCCCGCTGCTCGAGGAGATCCAGGTGCCGCAGTTCCCCGCCCAGTCGAAGAATTACCTCCAGCGCGAGCCGATCGGCGTCTGCGGCCAGATCATCCCGTGGAACTTCCCGCTCATGATGGCGGTGTGGAAGATCGGCCCGGCGCTGTGCACCGGGAACACGCTCGTGCTCAAGCCAGCCAGCGACACGCCCTGCTCGGCGCTCGAGCTGGCGAAGATCATCGACCAGACCGATCTGCCGAAGGGGGTGGTCAACGTCATCCACGGGAGCGGCGCCGAGTGCGGCGAGGAGCTGTGCGCGAGCCCGCTGGTCGACAAGATCGCGCTCACCGGCTCGACCGAGGTCGGCCGGCGCGTCCAGCAGCTCGCCGCCGGCACCATCAAGAAGGTGACCCTCGAGCTGGGCGGCAAGTCCGCCAACGTCATCCTCGACGACGCCGACCTCGACATGGCGGTCGACGGCTCGCTCTTCGGCTGCTTCTTCCACCAGGGGCAGGCGTGCGAGTCGGGCACGCGGCTCTTCGTCTCCGAGAAGCTGCACGACGAGGTGGTCGCGCGCCTGGTCGAGCGCACCAGGCAGCTCACCATCGGCGACCCGATGGACTTCGGCACGGCGCAGGGCCCGCTCATCTCCGCGCGCCAGCGCGCGACGGTGCTCGGCTACATCGAGACGGGCGTGGACGAGGGCGCCAGGATTTCCGTCGGCGGCAAGCGCCCGGAGCACCTCCCCAGGGGCTACTACGTCGAGCCCACCATCTTCGCCGACGTGAAGAACTCGATGAAGATCGCCCAGGAGGAGATCTTCGGGCCAGTGCTGTGCGTGATCCGCTACAAGAACATCGACGACGCGATCCGCATGGCCAACGACTCGATCTACGGCCTCGGCGGCGCGGTCTGGTCGCGCGACAAGGCGAAGGCGCTCGAGGTCGCGAAGCAGATGCGGACCGGGACGGTGTGGATCAACGACTACCACCTCCT